ACTAACGCCCTTCTTTTTGCGTGTTTTGCGAGTATTTTTAGTAGTTGGTTTGCTACTCTTTAGGCTGGCCTGTAGTGCCGACATTAAGTCTACAACATTATTATTTTTAGGCTGCACCTTAACATGCTCATCAACAGATTTGCCTTGTATTTTATTCTCTATAATTTCTTGCAGGGCGTTACGGTAATCATCATGGTATTTTTGAGGATCAAAGGTAGTTGTTAACTGATCTATTAGCTGTTTAGCTATCTCCAACTCTTTAGGGTTGGCCTGGGTGTTTTGGGGTAAATCGGGCACTTGATTAACCTCACGTATTTCATCGGGATAAAACAAGGTTTCGAGTAATAGGGTATCCTCATATACTCTAAGAGCTGCCAACGATTGTTTGTTACGAATAGTTATTTTAGCTAAGGCTATTTTTTTAGTATCACCCATTGCTGTACGTAACAAATTATAGGCTTTACCACCCTGAAAAGGTGATAAATAATATGATTTACCAAAGTAAATAGGGTCAATTTCTGTTAAATTTACAAAATCAATAATTTCTATAGATTTATCTAAAACTTCTGCTTTAGCTGTCTTAAAGTCTTCTTCTTTCATAATTACAAAATGACCATTCTCATACTCAAAGGCCTTAACTATTTCATCTTCTTTAACCTCACGCCCACAATTCTCGCAGTATTTTTTGTATTTAATAGGTGAATTACATTCTTTATGTAAACTTCTAAACCTAATATCTTTGTTTTCAGTTGCAGTAAACATTTTAACTGGTATATTAACAAGTCCAAAGCTAATTGAACCCTTCCACATGGTATGCATAGTACATTATCCTTTCTATCTAACTTATAGTTTTAGGGTTTCCTAACTAGGTAAAATAATGTACTTGTAGGTTAAAAATGAAATTTTTTGTAACCACAAAGAGTGAGTAGATTGAAAAGAATGTTATGATTAGAACTTAAGTTGAGCTTAAAAAATGTCACTCAAACTAATTAACTTACTTCTTTTGTATTACCACAAAGAACTCGAAGAACACAAAGGGATTATGCTTTTGCTTTAATTATTGCTTTATAAATCATACTTTCACACCAACTTCGTAGTGGCTGGTCTTGTGCCAGCCAAAAAGTTTTAATTGAACTACTAAGCAAAATAAACACTAAGTTTTTCTTAGTAGTTTAAATGTTACCTAATTTTTCATATTTCGTTTTAGTTATCTTCATTAACTGCGGTTAATAGCTCCTCTGCTATCTCTAAAGCACAGCTTTTACATAGGGGTATTCTGGTGCTAGCCATAGAATCTAAACAGGTAATTGTTAAAATATGT
This Clostridium sp. 'deep sea' DNA region includes the following protein-coding sequences:
- a CDS encoding Ku protein, whose translation is MWKGSISFGLVNIPVKMFTATENKDIRFRSLHKECNSPIKYKKYCENCGREVKEDEIVKAFEYENGHFVIMKEEDFKTAKAEVLDKSIEIIDFVNLTEIDPIYFGKSYYLSPFQGGKAYNLLRTAMGDTKKIALAKITIRNKQSLAALRVYEDTLLLETLFYPDEIREVNQVPDLPQNTQANPKELEIAKQLIDQLTTTFDPQKYHDDYRNALQEIIENKIQGKSVDEHVKVQPKNNNVVDLMSALQASLKSSKPTTKNTRKTRKKKGVS